The following coding sequences are from one Humulus lupulus unplaced genomic scaffold, drHumLupu1.1 SCAFFOLD_110, whole genome shotgun sequence window:
- the LOC133810281 gene encoding protein FAR1-RELATED SEQUENCE 5-like, giving the protein MTSYENGLEAEQEDTKSLSSEHEVDPAGGTRLEETNDEDVPEDNVECGIIEEWTEPDIAQWRSLLQFLDIDKEPEHIQFSDFEGKEFVSIEQAESSYFLYAKMMGFSVRKKLKREDKKGILHFRSWVCSNEGFREQKYCNLDNRCKEARALTRTGCNAEFRINLNRETNHWITKCFNNHHNHKFAFFREKPFLRSHRIFRNEMREQVMSMKRAGIKTSQIWNYMVEVHDGWENVGCIKNDLYKGICKKYSTWDDCDTSTAMGYLEAKKGPDNMFFYKYDVDKENRLKNLFWSDGTSQVDYQLFGDCLAFDSTYKTNRYGKPLVILLGSNNHDKTCVFGAALLDNETSTTYDWVLETFLECMGGKMPSAVLTDDCKAMNKALDNIMPGVPHRICSWHILKIAMHHVHNIAFHQELKKFIFRYYKEEEWEDNWKVTMKKYRLTGNAWVEAQYGTRKQWADTYLRGIYFGGATATGRCESMNAFLKRDLQNKIPLWMFIRHFDHALSMLRYNEMKEHYKTNLTEPVLNQTTMPCVEDEISSIFTREFFTRIRKEIRRGDNYIVLKDDKIPGYTLCLVKKYIGSGLKRKVLISNDGDDVRCDCYSLETKGIPCRHIFISLKNLERRSLPICLVNRRWLKDAKEVQLLTQGNERKCPHPEVIENSRYGGVTTQTTIMSYLATRSREAFQKAMKVISELNAELEKMPPDEELKHPQNDEGVFPNNILDSQIKKTKGRPTTASLSKSFSGGAKKRKPKKSLLHCKYCGEVGHDSRNCPMQPKSTTKKNGHSKNKKKKINP; this is encoded by the exons GAAAATGGTTTGGAAGCTGAACAAGAAGATACAAAATCCTTATCTTCTGAACATGAAGTAGACCCTGCTGGGGGAACACGTTTGGAAGAGACAAATGATGAAGACGTACCAGAAGACAATGTTGAATGTGGCATTATTGAAGAATGGACCGAACCTGATATTGCACAATGGAGGAGCTTGCTTCAATTTTTGGATATTGACAAAGAACCAGAACATATTCAGTTTTCGGACTTCGAAGGGAAGGAGTTTGTAAGTATTGAACAAGCAGAATCTTCTTATTTTTTGTATGCGAAAATGATGGGGTTTAGTGTTAGAAAAAAACTGAAGAGGGAGGACAAAAAAGGTATTTTACACTTTAGAAGTTGGGTGTGTTCAAACGAAGGTTTTAGAGAACAAAAATATTGTAATCTTGATAATAGGTGTAAAGAAGCTCGTGCTCTAACAAGAACAGGTTGTAATGCAGAGTTTAGAATTAATTTAAATAGGGAAACTAACCACTGGATTACAAAGTGTTTTAATAACCACCACAACCATAAGTTTGCCTTCTTTCGTGAAAAACCATTTCTTAGATCTCATAGAATATTTAGGAACGAGATGAGGGAACAAGTTATGTCAATGAAGAGAGCCGGAATTAAGACATCCCAAATTTGGAATTACATGGTAGAAGTTCATGATGGTTGGGAAAATGTGGGATGTATCAAAAATGACTTGTACAAGGGAATCTGTAAAAAATATTCAACGTGGGATGATTGTGACACGTCCACAGCAATGGGTTATCTCGAAGCAAAAAAAGGGCCGGACAACATGTTTTTCTACAAGTATGATGTAGATAAAGAAAATAGATTGAAAAATTTATTCTGGTCTGACGGGACTTCCCAGGTTGATTACcaattatttggtgattgttTGGCTTTTGATTCTACTTACAAAACCAATag GTACGGAAAGCCATTAGTAATACTACTTGGGTCTAATAATCATGACAAAACGTGTGTGTTTGGAGCTGCACTTCTTGATAATGAGACTTCGACCACATATGATTGGGTATTGGAAACATTTTTAGAGTGCATGGGTGGTAAGATGCCGTCAGCAGTTTTGACGGACGATTGCAAAGCAATGAACAAAGCACTGGATAATATTATGCCTGGTGTTCCACATCGTATTTGCTCGTGGCACATACTAAAAATTGCAATGCACCATGTACACAATATAGCATTCcatcaagaattgaagaaatttaTTTTCAG gtATTACAAGGAGGAAGAATGGGAGGATAATTGGAAAGTGACTATGAAGAAATATAGATTGACAGGAAATGCATGGGTGGAAGCACAATATGGCACAAGAAAGCAGTGGGCAGATACTTATCTTCGTGGTATTTATTTTGGTGGAGCTACTGCTACCGGTAGATGCGAATCTATGAATGCATTCTTGAAAAGAGATTTGCAAAATAAAATACCATTGTGGATGTTTATACGACACTTTGACCATGCTTTATCTATGTTACGTTACAACGAGATGAAAGAACACTACAAAACTAATTTGACTGAACCGGTTTTGAACCAGACAACTATGCCGTGTGTGGAGGATGAAATTTCTTCAATTTTCACAAGGGAATTTTTTACAAGGATAAGAAAGGAGATACGGCGTGGCGATAATTATATTGTCCTAAAGGATGATAAGATACCAGGTTACACTCTTTGTTTGGTGAAAAAATATATTGGTTCTGGATTAAAGCGCAAAGTGTTAATCTCCAACGATGGGGATGATGTGCGATGTGACTGCTATTCTCTTGAGACAAAAGGAATTCCATGTAGacatatttttatttcattgaaGAATTTGGAGAGAAGAAGTTTGCCAATTTGTTTGGTAAATAGACGTTGGCTAAAAGATGCTAAAGAAGTTCAACTGTTAACTCAAGGTAATGAAAGAAAGTGTCCTCATCCTGAAGTTATTGAAAATTCTAGGTACGGTGGTGTAACCACACAAACTACTATCATGTCGTACCTTGCTACAAGATCACGAGAAGCATTTCAAAAGGCTATGAAAGTTATATCAGAGTTGAATGCAGAATTGGAAAAAATGCCACCAGATGAAGAGTTAAAACATCCTCAAAATGATGAAGGAGTATTTCCTAATAATATTTTGGACTCTCAGATTAAAAAAACAAAAGGCAGACCAACTACAGCCAGTTTGTCGAAATCATTCTCTGGAGGTGCAAAGAAGAGAAAACCAAAAAAATCGCTATTACATTGCAAGTATTGTGGTGAGGTTGGACATGATTCAAGGAATTGTCCTATGCAGCCAAAGTCCACTACAAAGAAAAATGGTCATtcgaagaataagaagaaaaaaatcaatcCATGA